In a genomic window of Streptomyces katrae:
- a CDS encoding M9 family metallopeptidase, whose protein sequence is MRPSRISKAGARRLPALGAAVFIALGLFAPPSQAASGGAQAPARAQGGRAAAAAPAPRSIPVPKSPDATRNAPRLRISAQDSAEVSAPAPAPAPAAKPARNDKSAQQSPSATAADCADLSGVINATGGALVQQLTALPRITCTYPLFELTGENARKAFGEPQMVTVANALRDASASYAGDNRAAIGQLVMFLRAGYYVQDNHADTVGDYGTALDGASRAALDAFFAAPHAKDLTDANGEIFNEAVTLIDSTHTAGRYAGVVKWMLGSYDGTWPAQMDLAMQHVEWVVQNGFKAKNDDRGWRAALKADPSLLDTWAGFITRNGAQLNRLDVVSNVGRYLGYALDVPELKDRVRPLLKDLINRYPNVGPTGPITMNLGWYTREYDKGNCAAYAICDLGARVLPSVLPIQQTCTPGLKIRAQDMSPGQLAATCTGLVNQDAYFHRIIGDKGAIPGDLNTNLEVVVFDDHSQYSLYAWALYDIDVDNGGMYEEGNPAVPGNQARFIAHEADWLRPSFQIWNLNHEYTHYLDGRFDMAGDFEAGMTTPTIWWVEGIAENISYGYRGERNADAINEAAKGTYKLSDLFDTVYDQDPNPDVNSNRIYRWGYLAVRYMLQAHRPDVDTVLDKYRAGDWNGARAFLKQTIGTRYDAGFATWLTTTCATGDCGPLPQAPSTPACTLADPRQFDGNCRRDGLAASVGNYSHHFVYLPAGVKKLTITSSGGTGNADLYYNGSTWATTGSYQAKSTGAGNNETLTVDNPPAGWVYFSLAATQDFSGVSLSTQTG, encoded by the coding sequence ATGCGTCCCTCCCGGATATCGAAGGCTGGCGCGCGCAGACTCCCTGCGCTCGGCGCGGCCGTCTTCATCGCGCTCGGCCTGTTCGCACCACCGAGCCAGGCCGCCTCCGGCGGCGCCCAGGCCCCGGCCCGCGCACAGGGGGGCCGGGCCGCGGCGGCAGCACCGGCACCCCGGTCCATCCCGGTCCCCAAGTCCCCCGACGCGACGCGCAACGCGCCCCGGCTGCGGATCTCCGCGCAGGACAGCGCCGAGGTGTCGGCCCCGGCCCCCGCGCCCGCCCCCGCCGCCAAGCCGGCCAGGAACGACAAGTCCGCGCAGCAGTCCCCGTCCGCCACCGCGGCCGACTGCGCCGACCTCTCCGGCGTGATCAACGCCACCGGCGGGGCGCTCGTCCAGCAGCTCACCGCCCTCCCCCGGATCACCTGCACCTACCCGCTGTTCGAGCTCACCGGGGAGAACGCCCGCAAGGCCTTCGGCGAACCCCAGATGGTGACCGTCGCCAACGCACTGCGCGACGCCTCCGCGTCCTACGCGGGCGACAACAGGGCCGCCATCGGGCAGCTGGTGATGTTCCTGCGGGCCGGCTACTACGTGCAGGACAACCACGCGGACACCGTCGGCGACTACGGCACGGCACTGGACGGCGCGTCGCGCGCCGCCCTGGACGCCTTCTTCGCCGCCCCGCACGCCAAGGACCTCACCGACGCCAACGGCGAGATATTCAACGAGGCCGTCACCCTGATCGACAGCACCCACACGGCCGGCCGGTACGCCGGCGTCGTCAAGTGGATGCTCGGCAGCTACGACGGCACCTGGCCGGCCCAGATGGACCTGGCCATGCAGCACGTCGAATGGGTCGTGCAGAACGGGTTCAAGGCCAAGAACGACGACCGCGGCTGGCGGGCCGCCCTCAAGGCCGACCCGTCCCTCCTCGACACCTGGGCCGGCTTCATCACGCGCAACGGCGCGCAGCTCAACCGCCTCGACGTCGTCAGCAACGTGGGCCGCTACCTCGGCTACGCGCTCGACGTCCCCGAGCTCAAGGACCGGGTCCGGCCGCTGCTGAAGGACCTGATCAACCGTTACCCGAACGTCGGCCCCACCGGCCCGATCACCATGAACCTGGGCTGGTACACGCGCGAGTACGACAAGGGCAACTGCGCGGCGTACGCCATCTGCGACCTGGGGGCCCGCGTCCTCCCGTCGGTCCTGCCGATCCAGCAGACGTGCACCCCGGGCCTGAAGATCCGCGCCCAGGACATGTCCCCCGGCCAGCTGGCCGCCACCTGTACCGGCCTGGTCAACCAGGACGCCTACTTCCACCGGATCATCGGTGACAAGGGCGCGATACCCGGCGACCTGAACACCAACCTGGAGGTGGTCGTGTTCGACGACCACAGCCAGTACTCGCTGTACGCGTGGGCCCTCTACGACATCGACGTGGACAACGGCGGGATGTACGAGGAGGGGAACCCGGCCGTCCCCGGCAACCAGGCCCGCTTCATCGCCCACGAAGCCGACTGGCTGCGGCCGTCCTTCCAGATCTGGAACCTCAACCACGAGTACACCCACTACCTCGACGGCCGCTTCGACATGGCGGGCGACTTCGAGGCCGGCATGACCACGCCGACCATCTGGTGGGTGGAGGGCATCGCCGAGAACATCTCGTACGGCTACCGGGGCGAGCGCAACGCAGACGCGATCAACGAGGCCGCCAAGGGGACGTACAAGCTCAGCGACCTGTTCGACACGGTCTACGACCAGGACCCGAACCCCGACGTCAACTCGAACCGGATCTACCGCTGGGGCTACCTCGCGGTCCGCTACATGCTCCAGGCGCACCGCCCCGACGTCGACACCGTGCTCGACAAGTACCGGGCCGGTGACTGGAACGGCGCCCGCGCCTTCCTGAAGCAGACCATCGGCACCCGCTACGACGCCGGGTTCGCGACCTGGCTGACGACCACCTGCGCGACCGGCGACTGCGGTCCCCTGCCGCAGGCCCCGTCCACCCCGGCGTGCACCCTCGCGGACCCGCGCCAGTTCGACGGGAACTGCCGCCGGGACGGCCTCGCGGCCTCCGTCGGCAACTACAGCCACCACTTCGTGTACCTGCCGGCCGGCGTCAAGAAGCTGACGATCACCAGCAGCGGCGGCACCGGCAACGCCGACCTGTACTACAACGGCAGCACCTGGGCCACCACGGGCTCTTACCAGGCCAAGTCCACGGGCGCCGGCAACAACGAGACCCTGACCGTCGACAACCCGCCCGCCGGGTGGGTCTACTTCAGCCTCGCCGCCACGCAGGACTTCAGCGGGGTGAGCCTCTCGACGCAGACCGGATGA
- a CDS encoding peptidoglycan recognition family protein, whose product MTSTPFTRISRRGVFLAALTLGSATLLPSAARAAANGGESGGRKGVTAPEITGCAGWGAREASEDVVVLATRPDRIIIHHTATANVSDYSRERAHALARAIQTYHMDMQGWIDTGQHFTVSRGAFVLEGRHQSLAALDSGEQLVRGAHCVGQNSVAVGIENEGTYMTEEPPAAQFSALADLCAHVCRQYGIGASEIYGHRDFNSTACPGDKLYAMLPKLRQDVARRLGDDRQVPLPHWSEHLPADWATDPQAVARALSEYLPEGLLDPARRH is encoded by the coding sequence ATGACCTCCACCCCGTTCACCCGGATCTCCCGCCGCGGCGTTTTCCTCGCCGCGCTGACCCTCGGATCCGCCACGCTGCTGCCCTCCGCGGCGCGCGCCGCCGCCAACGGCGGGGAGTCCGGGGGCCGGAAGGGCGTCACGGCGCCGGAGATCACCGGGTGCGCCGGGTGGGGAGCCCGGGAGGCCTCCGAGGACGTCGTGGTCCTCGCCACCCGGCCCGACCGGATCATCATCCACCACACCGCCACGGCGAACGTCTCGGACTACTCCCGGGAGCGGGCGCACGCGCTGGCCCGTGCCATCCAGACGTACCACATGGACATGCAGGGCTGGATCGACACCGGTCAGCACTTCACCGTCAGCCGGGGCGCCTTCGTCCTGGAGGGCCGCCACCAGAGCCTGGCCGCACTGGACTCCGGGGAGCAACTGGTGCGGGGCGCCCACTGCGTGGGGCAGAACAGCGTGGCCGTCGGGATCGAGAACGAGGGCACGTACATGACGGAGGAGCCGCCGGCGGCGCAGTTCTCCGCCCTGGCCGACCTGTGCGCCCACGTCTGCCGCCAGTACGGCATCGGCGCCTCGGAGATCTACGGGCACCGGGACTTCAACAGCACGGCCTGCCCCGGCGACAAGCTGTACGCGATGCTGCCGAAGCTGCGCCAGGACGTGGCCCGGCGGCTCGGTGACGACCGGCAGGTGCCGCTGCCGCACTGGTCGGAGCACCTCCCGGCCGACTGGGCCACGGACCCGCAGGCCGTGGCGCGCGCCCTCTCCGAATACCTGCCCGAGGGTCTGCTCGACCCGGCACGCCGCCACTGA
- a CDS encoding sensor histidine kinase, which yields MKLATRIALSVTVVMPLLVLAAGLLVLGLVSRDLRQQQDARLQDRASAVLPDARALLAADRGGRPKAEQNQHRKVLGDALDAGIRVRGADGTTVLEGGPQPDAAVRLPDRTPDGPVTVRAKGHAWRVLSVPVTGPAPGNLWIYTPASSTDPQVAAVRRRVLLVALLAAPVSGLLAYGLAGRATASVRSLSRRAAALDPAAGAGAFAGTPVNIAEVDELSAAIGQLLTRYDEQAARTAQALETARSFSSAASHELRTPLMSMQTDLDVLAAHPDLSPGERAEVVRDLRGDHARLLELLGALRMLALGDLVEVSAFAPTDLCELVDAAAGEAARRHAGSGLVLDVELPPELRVFGWDSGLKIMLDNLLRNAVVHGRRPGEPPRVTVRLRAQGGFAVLTVDDEGPGVPPGERDAVFGRFHHRPGSPGSGLGLTLVAQQAALHRGTVTLGDVPGGPGARFEVRLPLVSRDEPTLRLPARRDWISRGR from the coding sequence GTGAAGCTCGCCACCCGGATCGCGCTGTCGGTGACCGTGGTCATGCCGTTGCTGGTGCTGGCCGCGGGCCTGCTGGTGCTCGGGCTCGTCAGCCGCGACCTGCGCCAGCAGCAGGACGCGCGGCTGCAGGACCGGGCCTCGGCCGTGCTGCCCGACGCCCGGGCCCTGCTGGCCGCCGACCGGGGCGGCAGGCCGAAGGCGGAGCAGAACCAGCACCGCAAGGTGCTCGGGGACGCCCTCGACGCGGGGATCCGGGTCCGCGGCGCGGACGGGACGACCGTGCTGGAGGGCGGTCCGCAGCCCGATGCGGCGGTGCGGCTGCCGGACCGGACCCCGGACGGGCCGGTCACGGTCCGCGCCAAGGGGCACGCCTGGCGGGTGCTGAGCGTGCCGGTGACCGGCCCCGCGCCCGGGAACCTGTGGATCTACACTCCGGCGTCGAGCACCGATCCGCAGGTGGCCGCCGTGCGGCGGCGGGTGCTGCTGGTGGCCCTGCTGGCGGCCCCCGTGTCCGGGCTCCTGGCGTACGGGCTGGCGGGGCGGGCGACCGCCTCCGTACGGAGCCTGAGCCGACGGGCCGCCGCCCTCGACCCGGCGGCCGGGGCGGGGGCGTTCGCCGGGACGCCGGTGAACATCGCGGAGGTGGACGAGCTGTCCGCGGCCATCGGCCAGCTCCTGACCCGCTACGACGAGCAGGCCGCGCGGACCGCGCAGGCGCTGGAGACCGCCCGGTCCTTCTCCTCCGCCGCCTCGCACGAGCTGCGGACGCCGCTGATGAGCATGCAGACGGACCTGGACGTGCTCGCCGCCCACCCCGACCTCTCCCCCGGTGAACGGGCCGAGGTGGTGCGGGACCTGCGCGGCGACCACGCCCGGCTGCTCGAACTGCTGGGCGCGCTGCGGATGCTGGCGCTGGGCGATCTGGTGGAGGTCTCCGCCTTCGCCCCCACCGACCTGTGCGAGCTGGTGGACGCGGCCGCCGGCGAGGCGGCGCGCCGGCACGCCGGCTCGGGGCTGGTCCTGGACGTGGAGCTGCCGCCGGAGCTGCGGGTCTTCGGCTGGGACTCCGGTCTGAAGATCATGCTCGACAACCTGCTGCGCAACGCGGTGGTGCACGGCCGCCGGCCGGGCGAGCCGCCCCGGGTCACCGTCCGGCTGCGCGCCCAGGGCGGCTTCGCCGTGCTGACGGTGGACGACGAGGGGCCCGGTGTGCCGCCCGGCGAACGCGACGCCGTGTTCGGCCGGTTCCACCACCGGCCCGGCAGCCCGGGCTCCGGGCTGGGGCTCACGCTGGTGGCCCAGCAGGCGGCGCTGCACCGGGGCACGGTCACCCTCGGCGACGTGCCCGGCGGGCCGGGCGCGCGCTTCGAGGTGCGGCTCCCGCTGGTCTCGCGGGACGAGCCGACGCTGCGGCTGCCCGCACGGCGCGACTGGATCTCCCGGGGCCGCTGA
- a CDS encoding response regulator transcription factor, translating into MNTAVVLVADDDAAIRRSLERGLRLSGFTVVLAEDGPGALAQVGARTPDVLVLDVSMPGLTGTEVCRSLRARGDETPVLMLSALDELADRVAGLQAGADDYLVKPFALEELVLRLHALLRRSPARGGRDVLRAGPLEMDQATRQVHHGGAEVHLTRREFELLAALVRNAGIVLTRDQLLDRVWGYDFEVRTDAVDTFVSYLRRKLEEGGRPRLIHTVRGVGFVLRVPGAGSGS; encoded by the coding sequence ATGAACACGGCGGTGGTACTCGTGGCGGACGACGACGCCGCCATCCGGCGGTCGCTGGAGCGCGGGCTGCGGCTGAGCGGATTCACGGTGGTCCTCGCCGAGGACGGGCCCGGCGCCCTCGCACAGGTGGGCGCCAGGACGCCCGACGTGCTCGTCCTGGATGTGTCCATGCCGGGGCTGACCGGAACCGAGGTGTGCCGGAGCCTGCGGGCGCGCGGCGACGAGACCCCCGTGCTGATGCTGTCGGCCCTGGACGAGCTGGCCGACCGGGTGGCCGGCCTGCAGGCGGGAGCCGACGACTACCTCGTCAAGCCCTTCGCGCTGGAGGAACTGGTGCTGCGCCTGCACGCCCTGCTGCGGCGCAGCCCGGCGCGCGGCGGGCGCGACGTGCTGCGCGCCGGGCCGCTGGAGATGGACCAGGCGACCCGGCAGGTGCACCACGGCGGTGCCGAGGTGCACCTCACCCGCCGGGAGTTCGAGCTGCTGGCCGCCCTGGTGCGCAACGCGGGCATCGTCCTGACCCGGGACCAGCTGCTGGACCGGGTGTGGGGCTACGACTTCGAGGTGCGCACCGACGCGGTCGACACCTTCGTCAGCTATCTGCGCCGCAAGCTGGAGGAGGGCGGACGGCCACGGCTGATCCACACGGTGCGCGGTGTCGGCTTCGTGCTGCGGGTGCCCGGGGCGGGGAGCGGATCGTGA
- a CDS encoding VOC family protein codes for MVHVLGSRILLRPTDPERSRAFYGATLGLAVHREFGTGPERGTVYFLGGGFLEVSGRADAPPAPGLRLWLQVEDVEAAHRELRERGAEVLRPPLREPWGLIEMWIADPDGVRIAVVEVPADHPLRFRP; via the coding sequence ATGGTTCACGTACTGGGCAGCAGGATCCTGCTCCGTCCCACCGATCCCGAGCGCTCGCGCGCCTTCTACGGCGCCACCCTCGGCCTCGCGGTCCACCGCGAGTTCGGGACCGGCCCCGAGCGGGGCACGGTCTACTTCCTCGGCGGCGGGTTCCTGGAGGTCTCGGGCCGCGCCGACGCCCCGCCCGCGCCCGGACTGCGGCTGTGGCTCCAGGTGGAGGACGTGGAGGCGGCCCACCGTGAGCTGCGGGAACGGGGCGCCGAGGTACTGCGGCCGCCCCTGCGCGAGCCCTGGGGGCTGATCGAGATGTGGATCGCGGACCCCGACGGCGTACGCATCGCCGTCGTGGAGGTGCCGGCGGACCACCCCCTGCGCTTCCGCCCCTGA
- a CDS encoding winged helix DNA-binding domain-containing protein, whose translation MTPARPKITDEHRRSLLTARHRLTPALRAETPEQVADALVALHATDAATVHLSLAARLVTPSAAEVERALYTDHTLVRMLCMRRTMFVVPRALAPVVDASTARAVAARERRNLLKVLGEQLGHDAHWLAATEEAVLAALAGRGEASAAQLAAAVPRLREQIVMAPGKPYESRPRLTSRVLSVLAAEGRIRRGRPLGTWASSQFRWMLAEPHDELPAEQARADLATAYLSAFGPVTTEDLRWWTGWTLTDTRKALARTRAVEAELACGPGHALPEHVEAHAAGRPGAALLPALDPTPMGWRHRDWYLDPAHVPELFDRYGNIGPTVWWDGRIVGGWAQRPDGEIVTRLLPGVRTGRETERAVAAEAERLTAFFGETRIRPSFRTPLERRLADGD comes from the coding sequence ATGACCCCCGCCCGGCCGAAGATCACCGACGAGCACCGCCGGAGCCTGCTCACCGCCCGCCACCGGCTCACCCCGGCGCTGCGGGCCGAGACGCCCGAGCAGGTCGCCGACGCGCTGGTCGCCCTGCACGCCACGGACGCCGCCACCGTCCACCTGAGCCTCGCCGCCCGCCTGGTCACCCCGTCGGCGGCCGAGGTGGAGCGGGCCCTGTACACCGACCACACCCTGGTGCGGATGCTGTGCATGCGCCGCACCATGTTCGTCGTGCCGCGCGCCCTGGCTCCCGTGGTCGACGCCTCCACCGCGCGTGCCGTCGCCGCCCGGGAACGCCGCAACCTCCTCAAGGTGCTGGGCGAACAGCTCGGCCATGACGCGCACTGGCTCGCGGCCACCGAGGAGGCCGTCCTCGCCGCGCTCGCCGGGCGCGGCGAGGCCTCCGCCGCCCAGCTCGCCGCGGCCGTGCCCCGGCTGCGCGAGCAGATCGTCATGGCGCCGGGCAAGCCGTACGAGTCCAGGCCGCGCCTGACCAGCCGCGTCCTGTCGGTCCTGGCCGCCGAGGGCCGGATCCGCCGCGGCCGTCCGCTGGGCACCTGGGCCTCCTCCCAGTTCCGCTGGATGCTCGCCGAACCCCATGACGAGCTCCCCGCCGAGCAGGCCCGGGCCGACCTGGCGACCGCCTACCTCAGCGCCTTCGGGCCCGTCACCACCGAGGACCTGCGGTGGTGGACCGGCTGGACCCTGACCGACACCCGCAAGGCCCTCGCCCGTACCCGCGCCGTCGAGGCGGAGCTGGCCTGCGGCCCGGGCCACGCCCTGCCCGAGCACGTCGAGGCCCACGCGGCCGGCCGGCCGGGCGCGGCCCTGCTGCCCGCGCTCGACCCGACCCCGATGGGCTGGCGGCACCGCGACTGGTACCTCGACCCCGCCCACGTCCCCGAGCTGTTCGACCGGTACGGCAACATCGGCCCCACCGTGTGGTGGGACGGCCGGATCGTCGGCGGCTGGGCCCAGCGCCCGGACGGCGAGATCGTCACCCGGCTGCTGCCGGGCGTCCGCACCGGCCGCGAGACCGAGCGGGCGGTCGCCGCCGAGGCGGAGCGGCTGACCGCCTTCTTCGGCGAGACCCGCATCCGCCCCAGCTTCCGCACCCCGCTGGAACGGCGCCTCGCGGACGGGGACTGA
- a CDS encoding PP2C family protein-serine/threonine phosphatase, with protein sequence MIESGRPRLPRRYGRGSLVRLSPVILTVVIAGLAYATPPEMAFSRLLPAAPALAAAMWPVLPTVLLGTVCLVLMIGLSLVFPDLGTWWTAAGIIAVTVAAAYGSHLRLQRERTLFQVRLVADAAQQVVLSPLPRRLGDVEIESLYLAAAAEARIGGDFYEVVDTPYGVRLLIGDVRGKGLPAVGAAAAIVNAFREAAYDEAGLVDVARRLDASSTRYNAAFPPDGPMERFATALLAEIPHRGGRIDILNCGHPPPLLLNGHGLRVLESATPSPLLSLAELLGGQYHVDTFGLEPGDLLLLYTDGIAETRSRDGEFFPLASWMGGQPPTPPRALLTALHRDLLHHSRGRLDDDIAALAVRLGRPRRTPGPAQGGSAGG encoded by the coding sequence GTGATCGAGTCCGGACGGCCGCGGCTCCCCCGGCGCTACGGTCGGGGGAGCCTCGTGCGGCTGTCGCCGGTCATCCTGACCGTCGTGATCGCCGGCCTGGCCTACGCCACGCCGCCGGAGATGGCCTTCAGCCGGCTCCTCCCCGCGGCGCCGGCCCTGGCCGCCGCCATGTGGCCGGTCCTGCCCACCGTCCTGCTCGGGACGGTCTGCCTCGTGCTGATGATCGGCCTCAGCCTCGTCTTCCCCGACCTCGGGACGTGGTGGACCGCCGCCGGGATCATCGCCGTCACCGTGGCCGCCGCCTACGGCAGCCACCTGCGGCTCCAGCGGGAGCGCACCCTCTTCCAGGTGCGGCTCGTGGCCGACGCGGCCCAGCAGGTGGTGCTCAGCCCCCTGCCCCGCCGCCTGGGCGACGTCGAGATCGAGTCGCTGTACCTCGCGGCCGCGGCCGAGGCCCGCATCGGCGGGGACTTCTACGAGGTGGTCGACACCCCGTACGGGGTCAGGCTGCTCATCGGCGACGTCCGGGGCAAGGGCCTGCCGGCCGTCGGAGCGGCCGCGGCGATCGTGAACGCCTTCCGGGAGGCGGCCTACGACGAGGCCGGCCTGGTCGACGTCGCACGCAGACTGGACGCCAGCAGCACCCGCTACAACGCCGCCTTTCCCCCCGACGGGCCGATGGAGCGGTTCGCCACCGCCCTGCTCGCCGAGATCCCGCACCGGGGCGGCAGGATCGACATCCTCAACTGCGGGCACCCGCCCCCGCTGCTCCTGAACGGCCACGGACTGCGCGTCCTCGAATCCGCCACCCCCTCACCCCTGCTCAGCCTCGCGGAACTGCTCGGCGGCCAGTACCACGTGGACACCTTCGGCCTCGAACCCGGCGACCTGCTGCTCCTCTACACCGACGGCATCGCCGAGACCCGCAGCCGCGACGGCGAGTTCTTCCCGCTGGCCTCCTGGATGGGCGGGCAGCCCCCGACCCCGCCCCGCGCACTGCTCACGGCCCTGCACCGCGACCTCCTCCACCACAGCAGGGGCCGCCTCGACGACGACATCGCCGCCCTCGCCGTACGCCTGGGCCGGCCCAGGCGTACGCCTGGGCCGGCCCAGGGAGGCAGCGCCGGCGGCTGA
- a CDS encoding helix-turn-helix transcriptional regulator, whose amino-acid sequence MDDLAGFLRTRRARVDPAAAGIPPDSRRRVEGLRREEVAHLSGVSVDYYVRLEQGRATQPSDQVLDALARVLGLDETERGHLCRLARKRRRPAKTPVGRVRPELLRVLGLVTGAPALVMDHRLDVLAGNRLAELLFGRPLPSLNIARNLFLEEAEHGLYAEWESCTLDVVGHLRLAAGTHPDDPRLASLVGELAMGSERFRRLWARADVRARTHGRRAYRHPLVGPLELHQENFALPDGSGMELLVLSAPPGSPAEDGLRLLAALDADGGSPAGGDPSQPRSPAVTDR is encoded by the coding sequence ATGGACGATCTCGCGGGCTTCCTGCGGACCCGGCGCGCCCGGGTCGACCCGGCGGCCGCCGGCATTCCCCCCGACAGCCGCCGCCGGGTCGAGGGGCTGCGCCGCGAGGAGGTCGCGCACCTGTCGGGCGTCAGCGTCGACTACTACGTACGCCTGGAGCAGGGCCGCGCGACCCAGCCCTCCGACCAGGTCCTCGACGCGCTCGCCCGTGTCCTCGGCCTGGACGAGACCGAGCGCGGGCACCTGTGCCGGCTCGCCCGGAAGCGCCGCCGGCCGGCGAAGACCCCGGTCGGGCGGGTCCGGCCGGAACTGCTGCGGGTGCTGGGGCTGGTGACCGGCGCACCCGCGCTGGTCATGGACCACCGGCTGGACGTGCTCGCCGGGAACCGGCTGGCCGAACTCCTCTTCGGACGGCCGCTGCCGTCGCTGAACATCGCCCGCAACCTCTTCCTCGAGGAGGCCGAGCACGGTCTGTACGCGGAGTGGGAGTCGTGCACCCTCGACGTCGTCGGGCACCTGCGCCTGGCCGCCGGCACCCACCCGGACGACCCCCGGCTGGCCTCGCTGGTCGGCGAACTGGCGATGGGCAGCGAACGCTTCCGCCGCCTGTGGGCCCGCGCGGACGTGCGGGCCCGCACGCACGGGCGCAGGGCGTACCGGCACCCGCTGGTCGGGCCGCTGGAACTGCACCAGGAGAACTTCGCGCTGCCCGACGGGTCCGGCATGGAGCTCCTGGTGCTCTCGGCGCCCCCCGGCAGCCCCGCCGAGGACGGGCTGCGCCTGCTGGCGGCCCTGGACGCGGACGGCGGGAGCCCCGCGGGCGGCGACCCGTCGCAGCCCCGGTCCCCGGCCGTCACCGACCGGTAG
- a CDS encoding NAD(P)H-dependent oxidoreductase — protein sequence MKTLIVHAHPEPQSLNSALKDLAVSTLEGAGHEVRVSDLYAMGWKAVVDAGDYGVHASRPLKVALDSGRAFDAGALTPDVLAEQEKLLWADTVIFQFPLWWYSMPAILKGWVDRVFTYRFAYGVGEHSDTKYGERFGEGTLAGRRALLSVTTGGPQPHYAARGINGPIEDLLFPIHHGILYYPGIDVLPPFVLYGTDRMTDEEYPAVAKAWEERLLTLETTEPIAFRRQNSGDYEIPSLHLKEGLEPAGRTGFGLHVRG from the coding sequence ATGAAGACGTTGATCGTCCACGCCCACCCCGAGCCGCAGTCGCTCAACAGCGCGCTGAAGGACCTCGCGGTCTCCACCCTGGAGGGCGCGGGCCACGAGGTACGGGTGAGCGACCTGTACGCGATGGGCTGGAAGGCGGTCGTGGACGCCGGGGACTACGGCGTCCACGCCTCGCGCCCGCTGAAGGTGGCCCTGGACTCGGGCCGGGCCTTCGACGCCGGGGCGCTCACCCCCGACGTCCTCGCCGAACAGGAGAAGCTGCTCTGGGCCGACACGGTCATCTTCCAGTTCCCGCTGTGGTGGTACTCCATGCCCGCGATCCTCAAGGGCTGGGTGGACCGGGTGTTCACCTACCGCTTCGCCTACGGAGTCGGCGAGCACAGCGACACCAAGTACGGGGAGCGCTTCGGCGAGGGCACCCTCGCGGGCCGCAGGGCCCTGCTGTCGGTGACCACCGGCGGTCCGCAGCCGCACTACGCCGCCCGCGGGATCAACGGCCCCATCGAGGACCTGCTGTTCCCGATCCACCACGGGATCCTCTACTACCCGGGCATCGACGTGCTGCCGCCGTTCGTCCTGTACGGCACGGACCGGATGACCGACGAGGAGTACCCGGCCGTCGCCAAGGCCTGGGAGGAGCGCCTGCTCACCCTGGAGACGACCGAGCCGATCGCCTTCCGGCGGCAGAACTCCGGCGACTACGAGATCCCCTCCCTGCACCTGAAGGAGGGGCTGGAGCCCGCGGGACGCACCGGATTCGGGCTGCACGTCCGGGGCTGA
- a CDS encoding polysaccharide deacetylase family protein, translating into MRHPLVPLGALAGAAALLATGCSTGSSPAAGRPPAAASPAAAAPVVAPKSAAEVGANELGQVPVLMYHQLTEKPASVYDRTAADFRAELERLAREDYVPVTARDFQTGHIDIPAGAHPVVLTFDDSTNSQVRLGADGAPAPDTAVAILAETAKKHPAFKPVATFFVNADAFSATGSAKALTWLKDHGYEVANHTDRHENLRSLDRAGAERAISAGQRAIEQAAPGTRVTSLALPFGAMPEPAGIAARGPGYRYDGVYLVGANPSVSPFAKAFTPGAIPRIRSAGPKDEDAEFGSSRWLDKLAAGGSRYVSDGDPATVSFPRAAQGELAPAFAQRARPY; encoded by the coding sequence ATGCGCCACCCCCTCGTCCCGCTCGGCGCCCTGGCCGGCGCCGCCGCCCTGCTCGCCACCGGCTGTTCCACCGGCTCCTCACCGGCCGCCGGGCGGCCCCCCGCCGCCGCGTCCCCGGCGGCGGCCGCTCCCGTCGTCGCCCCCAAGAGCGCTGCCGAGGTCGGCGCCAACGAACTCGGACAGGTGCCGGTGCTGATGTACCACCAGCTCACCGAGAAGCCGGCCAGCGTCTACGACCGCACCGCGGCCGACTTCCGGGCCGAGCTGGAGCGGCTCGCGCGGGAGGACTACGTGCCGGTGACCGCCCGGGACTTCCAGACGGGTCACATCGACATCCCGGCCGGCGCGCACCCGGTGGTCCTCACCTTCGACGACTCGACCAACAGCCAGGTGCGGCTGGGCGCGGACGGCGCCCCGGCGCCGGACACCGCCGTCGCCATCCTGGCGGAGACGGCGAAGAAGCACCCGGCGTTCAAGCCGGTGGCGACCTTCTTCGTCAACGCGGACGCCTTCTCGGCCACGGGCTCCGCCAAGGCCCTGACCTGGCTGAAGGACCACGGCTACGAGGTCGCCAACCACACCGACCGGCACGAGAACCTGCGTTCCCTGGACCGGGCGGGCGCCGAGCGGGCGATCTCGGCCGGCCAGCGGGCGATCGAGCAGGCCGCGCCCGGGACACGGGTCACCTCGCTCGCCCTGCCCTTCGGCGCCATGCCCGAGCCGGCCGGGATCGCCGCGCGGGGGCCGGGCTACCGCTACGACGGGGTGTACCTCGTGGGGGCCAACCCGTCGGTCTCGCCGTTCGCGAAGGCCTTCACCCCCGGCGCCATCCCCCGGATCCGTTCGGCGGGCCCCAAGGACGAGGACGCCGAGTTCGGTTCCTCGCGCTGGCTGGACAAGCTCGCCGCGGGCGGCAGCCGGTACGTCTCGGACGGCGACCCGGCCACCGTCTCCTTCCCGCGCGCCGCGCAGGGCGAGCTCGCGCCCGCCTTCGCGCAGCGGGCCCGGCCGTACTGA